In a single window of the Treponema primitia ZAS-1 genome:
- a CDS encoding PFL family protein has translation MLFTPYEVKETVDMFLRYKLDIRAITLGVSLLDCAAVSGTETRRRIREKLLKVAGPLVKVGREIELEYGIPIINKRVSVTPIALIAASSDDENYTPYAKVLDDVAKELGIDFVGGFSALVQKGFSAGDRRLVDSIPEALSSSDRVCASVNVASTKSGINMDAVRRMGEIVKAAAELTADRDGLGCAKLVVFCNAPEDNPFMAGAFHGPGEGESCLNVGVSGPGVIKAALESHRGASFDELADTIKKTSFKITRMGQLVGMEAAKRLGVPFGILDLSLAPTPAVGDSVARILEEMGLESAGTHGTTAALAMLTDMVKKGGVMASTHVGGFSGAFIPVSEDEGMVAAVKAGTISLDKLEAMTSVCSVGLDMIALPGDTSAATIAAIIADEMAIGMVNNKTTAVRVIPVPGKKAGDWAEFGGLLGGAPIMAVNSAKSDVFISRGGRIPAPIHSFRN, from the coding sequence ATGCTTTTTACCCCCTATGAAGTTAAAGAAACGGTGGATATGTTTCTGCGGTATAAATTGGACATACGGGCCATCACCCTGGGTGTTTCCCTCCTGGACTGCGCCGCTGTATCGGGAACCGAAACCCGCCGCCGTATACGGGAGAAGCTCCTTAAGGTGGCGGGTCCCCTGGTCAAGGTGGGCCGGGAAATTGAGCTTGAATACGGTATCCCAATTATCAACAAGCGGGTTTCCGTTACCCCCATAGCGCTCATTGCAGCCTCGTCTGATGACGAAAACTATACCCCCTATGCAAAGGTGCTGGACGATGTTGCCAAGGAACTGGGCATCGACTTTGTGGGCGGCTTTTCCGCCCTGGTCCAGAAGGGCTTTTCCGCCGGGGACCGCCGCCTGGTGGATTCCATCCCCGAGGCGCTGTCGAGCAGCGATCGTGTCTGCGCTTCGGTAAACGTGGCGAGTACCAAGAGCGGTATTAATATGGACGCCGTACGCCGTATGGGAGAAATTGTGAAGGCCGCAGCGGAACTAACGGCGGACCGGGATGGCCTGGGCTGCGCAAAGCTGGTGGTGTTCTGCAACGCCCCTGAAGACAATCCCTTCATGGCCGGCGCCTTTCACGGCCCCGGGGAAGGAGAGAGCTGCCTCAACGTTGGTGTTTCCGGTCCCGGTGTCATTAAGGCCGCCCTGGAATCCCACCGGGGCGCCAGCTTTGACGAACTGGCGGACACTATAAAGAAGACCTCTTTCAAAATAACCCGTATGGGCCAGCTGGTTGGGATGGAGGCGGCCAAACGCTTAGGGGTCCCCTTTGGTATCCTGGACCTGTCCCTGGCGCCTACCCCCGCGGTGGGCGATTCGGTAGCCCGCATCCTGGAAGAAATGGGCCTTGAATCCGCCGGGACCCACGGCACCACCGCCGCCCTGGCCATGCTCACCGACATGGTGAAGAAAGGCGGTGTCATGGCCTCCACCCACGTAGGCGGCTTCTCCGGCGCCTTTATCCCGGTCTCGGAAGACGAAGGCATGGTAGCCGCCGTTAAAGCCGGAACCATCAGCCTGGACAAACTGGAAGCCATGACCTCTGTCTGTTCCGTAGGCCTGGACATGATAGCCCTTCCCGGCGACACCTCCGCCGCCACCATTGCCGCGATCATCGCCGACGAGATGGCCATAGGCATGGTGAACAACAAAACTACCGCAGTTCGTGTCATCCCCGTACCGGGCAAAAAAGCCGGCGACTGGGCCGAGTTCGGCGGCCTCCTAGGCGGCGCCCCAATAATGGCAGTAAACAGCGCCAAAAGCGATGTATTTATCAGCCGCGGCGGCAGGATTCCTGCGCCTATACACAGCTTCAGAAACTAA
- a CDS encoding ACT domain-containing protein, translating to MNAIITVVGTDQVGIIAKVSAFLAERSINIEDISQTVLSGNFVMMMMVDLSHGSKPLEVIKEELSVLSKSMEVSISVMHERVFSAMHRI from the coding sequence ATGAACGCGATTATCACCGTGGTGGGTACCGATCAGGTCGGTATCATTGCCAAGGTCAGCGCCTTTTTAGCGGAACGGAGTATTAATATTGAGGATATCAGCCAAACCGTTTTGTCAGGAAACTTTGTGATGATGATGATGGTGGATCTTTCCCATGGCAGCAAACCCCTGGAAGTGATTAAGGAAGAACTGTCCGTTCTGAGCAAGTCGATGGAAGTTTCCATCAGCGTTATGCACGAACGGGTTTTCAGCGCCATGCATAGGATTTGA